In Paenibacillus sp. FSL R7-0345, a single window of DNA contains:
- a CDS encoding VOC family protein: MLVTPTLHFYGQCEEAIGLYQKAFGLQMNYLLYYADADPQDWNFSLTSEQRNYVYHAEAFIGKQRIMLADEIGTEAPGNTTLFLTITFETDDQVKQAYETLKASGSIIQPLRTTTYSSSMASVVDRFGFRWGLMTED; encoded by the coding sequence ATGCTTGTTACGCCTACCCTGCATTTTTATGGACAATGTGAGGAAGCAATCGGCTTATATCAAAAAGCGTTTGGTCTGCAAATGAATTACCTCCTGTATTATGCAGACGCAGACCCGCAGGACTGGAATTTCAGCTTAACTTCTGAGCAGCGGAACTACGTGTATCATGCAGAGGCTTTTATCGGCAAACAGCGCATCATGCTGGCGGATGAGATCGGAACCGAGGCGCCCGGAAACACCACTCTTTTTCTGACTATTACCTTTGAAACTGACGATCAGGTGAAACAGGCCTACGAAACGTTAAAGGCAAGCGGGAGCATCATCCAGCCTTTGCGCACAACGACATACAGCTCTTCTATGGCTTCCGTGGTGGACAGGTTCGGCTTCCGCTGGGGACTGATGACGGAGGATTGA
- a CDS encoding ABC transporter permease subunit — protein MAAQPQITRAARKQLKTKGQVPLWKHVKQEWKLYSFLVIPVLYFLIFKYAPMLGNIIAFRKYRGGPNILGTEWVGFTYFEMFMKDPTFWRAFFNDLTLSVSYLVVKFPLTLLFALLLNEIRRLKWKKFVQTVSYLPHFISMVIVAGMLKEILSLTGPVNSLLAGIGLEKIAFISLPEWFTPIYVTSGVWQGLGWGTILYLAAMTSIDPALYEAAKMDGANRMHLAKHVTIPGILPTVMVLLILDIGSILSSNFEKILLLYNPLTYETADVVSTYVYRMGITGGNFSYATAVGLFEGIIGLILVTTANAVSRRTTKSSLW, from the coding sequence ATGGCAGCTCAGCCGCAAATCACTAGGGCAGCCCGCAAGCAGCTTAAGACGAAGGGCCAGGTACCGCTGTGGAAACACGTTAAGCAGGAATGGAAGCTTTATTCGTTCCTGGTCATTCCCGTACTTTATTTTCTGATTTTTAAGTACGCTCCGATGCTGGGGAATATTATTGCGTTCCGCAAGTACAGAGGCGGGCCGAATATTTTGGGGACGGAATGGGTCGGCTTTACTTACTTTGAGATGTTTATGAAGGACCCGACCTTCTGGCGGGCGTTCTTCAACGATCTGACGCTAAGCGTGAGCTACCTGGTGGTTAAGTTCCCGCTGACTCTGCTGTTTGCGCTTCTGCTAAATGAAATCCGCAGGCTCAAATGGAAAAAGTTCGTCCAGACCGTATCCTATCTCCCGCATTTTATCTCCATGGTTATCGTGGCCGGAATGCTCAAGGAGATTCTGTCCTTAACGGGGCCGGTCAACAGTCTGTTAGCAGGAATCGGACTTGAGAAAATAGCCTTTATCTCCCTTCCGGAATGGTTCACACCGATTTATGTTACCTCCGGGGTGTGGCAGGGGCTGGGCTGGGGAACGATCCTCTATCTTGCGGCGATGACCAGCATCGACCCGGCTCTGTATGAAGCAGCCAAAATGGACGGGGCCAACCGGATGCACCTGGCTAAGCACGTTACGATTCCCGGCATTCTGCCGACGGTGATGGTGCTCCTGATTCTCGATATCGGCAGCATTTTAAGCTCTAACTTTGAAAAAATCCTGCTCCTCTACAATCCGCTCACCTATGAAACGGCAGATGTCGTCTCCACCTATGTGTACCGGATGGGGATCACCGGCGGCAATTTCAGCTACGCGACCGCGGTGGGGCTGTTCGAGGGCATTATCGGGCTGATTCTGGTAACGACGGCCAATGCGGTGTCCAGGCGGACTACGAAATCAAGCTTATGGTAG
- a CDS encoding GyrI-like domain-containing protein — protein MSLRKKDLLQQASEGYSPRVKPAILRMVEEMSQMEHSNEVLVEQVTELCAIVDRPEMKIVGIALPVTFESRGYGGFSGFGHAGCILNDYFYTKKLITEGDMTLLSGIISSRLQDGDNVITVRTEVKGDGNYKVFVGYEVDSLEDLPDYLPEYTETLTVPACRYAKVLINEGGQEGRLGYGERMHADEYFVGEFRKDTSYVYNPAGCGFNTYDSKGEILTKYEPVMLAQTVAERYASLRFKAVTLPELKIACSMTLPDSEEFVITKYFGVQDQVFATEAAKYYLHDYYGFPVDSGQEGKYNSCFGTRVSSFAGLPDCVEKLTLPGGLYLHISQLEVNGDNPGIPYDAAFNHLEELYLTGHPEYQRDWSRQVIARFRQANAASVFVPLVM, from the coding sequence ATGAGTCTAAGAAAAAAGGACCTGCTGCAGCAGGCCTCGGAAGGCTACAGCCCCCGGGTTAAGCCGGCAATACTAAGAATGGTGGAGGAGATGAGCCAGATGGAGCATTCAAATGAAGTGCTTGTGGAGCAGGTTACTGAGCTATGCGCGATTGTAGATAGGCCGGAGATGAAGATTGTCGGGATTGCGCTGCCGGTGACGTTCGAAAGCCGGGGATACGGGGGATTTTCTGGATTCGGGCATGCGGGCTGTATTCTGAATGACTACTTTTATACGAAAAAGCTGATAACGGAAGGAGATATGACGCTGCTCTCCGGCATAATCAGCAGCAGACTCCAAGACGGGGACAACGTTATTACCGTGCGGACAGAGGTTAAAGGTGACGGGAACTATAAGGTGTTTGTGGGCTATGAAGTGGACAGTCTGGAGGACTTGCCTGATTATTTGCCGGAGTATACGGAGACGCTTACAGTGCCGGCCTGCCGGTATGCCAAGGTCCTGATTAATGAGGGCGGGCAGGAAGGGCGGCTGGGGTACGGTGAGCGCATGCATGCGGATGAGTACTTTGTGGGGGAATTTCGTAAAGATACCAGCTATGTATATAATCCTGCGGGCTGCGGGTTCAATACATATGACAGCAAGGGAGAGATTCTGACCAAATATGAACCAGTTATGCTGGCACAGACGGTTGCTGAGCGCTATGCCTCCCTGCGTTTTAAGGCCGTTACTCTCCCGGAGTTGAAGATCGCCTGCAGTATGACTTTACCGGATAGTGAGGAGTTTGTGATTACGAAGTATTTTGGCGTACAGGACCAGGTGTTTGCCACTGAGGCAGCAAAATATTATCTGCATGATTACTACGGGTTTCCGGTGGACAGCGGTCAGGAGGGGAAATACAATTCCTGCTTCGGAACCAGGGTCAGCTCGTTTGCCGGACTTCCGGATTGCGTAGAAAAGCTTACTCTGCCGGGCGGCCTCTATCTGCACATCAGCCAGCTTGAGGTGAACGGCGATAATCCGGGTATTCCTTATGATGCTGCGTTCAATCATCTGGAGGAGCTGTATCTGACCGGGCACCCCGAGTACCAGCGCGACTGGAGCAGACAGGTCATCGCCCGGTTCAGACAGGCTAATGCGGCTTCGGTGTTTGTGCCGTTGGTGATGTGA
- a CDS encoding methyl-accepting chemotaxis protein — MGIKNWLLNATVNSIKFKLVLAIVIVQVLSTNIGQAVNYLLDRSGEVIEIVGGDSRYIEGNVGFLVSSGLSILISVFIIVFVYDRLVLKRLKKVLKYTEQLGEGVLSGELTFGGNDEISRLGHSLDKSAAQIKSLVSGIADISGNINAASYELMASARNSSASVNTIHTTSSTLAEDALSLLHSTQEANVSFEQINEQNRLLLANAGSALTSADEMEDRASQMSQRVIASLEQADQTYREKQDNILKAIEAGAIVEEISVISHSVKAIASQTHLLALNASIEAARAGEQGRGFEVVAGEVKKLADQSTQAISGIEELVTQVREVFDHLSRSSQDVLEYIDHNVKADYELLLHTGRQYQSDAALIHRISTEVNGSAAKMNASIKEITKVIDTVVDTSGNTSAYTAEINASLSDINVVMNEAAVSMEQQSALASQLIESVKRFTF, encoded by the coding sequence ATGGGTATAAAAAATTGGCTGTTGAATGCTACCGTTAACTCCATTAAGTTCAAGCTGGTGCTGGCGATTGTGATTGTACAGGTATTGAGCACCAATATCGGCCAGGCTGTGAATTATCTGCTGGACAGAAGCGGAGAGGTGATTGAGATTGTCGGAGGGGACTCCAGGTATATCGAGGGAAACGTCGGATTCCTGGTCTCATCGGGCCTCAGCATTCTGATCTCTGTGTTCATTATTGTCTTTGTGTACGATAGGCTGGTCCTGAAACGGCTGAAAAAAGTGCTCAAGTACACTGAACAGCTGGGAGAAGGTGTTCTGTCGGGGGAGCTTACGTTCGGGGGCAATGATGAGATCAGCAGACTCGGCCATTCACTTGATAAAAGCGCAGCCCAGATCAAGTCGCTGGTTTCCGGCATTGCGGACATTTCAGGCAACATCAATGCGGCCAGCTATGAGCTGATGGCATCAGCCCGTAATTCATCCGCAAGCGTGAATACCATACATACAACTTCATCGACCCTGGCGGAGGATGCCTTAAGCCTGCTGCATTCCACCCAGGAAGCTAACGTTTCTTTTGAACAGATTAATGAACAAAATCGTCTGCTGCTGGCGAATGCCGGATCGGCCTTAACCTCTGCGGATGAAATGGAAGATAGGGCGTCGCAGATGAGCCAGCGGGTGATAGCCTCGCTTGAGCAGGCCGACCAGACCTATAGGGAGAAGCAAGACAATATTCTAAAAGCCATTGAAGCCGGCGCAATCGTCGAGGAAATCAGCGTTATCTCCCACAGCGTCAAGGCAATTGCCTCACAGACCCATCTGCTGGCCCTAAATGCATCTATTGAAGCTGCCAGAGCGGGTGAGCAGGGCAGAGGGTTTGAGGTGGTGGCGGGAGAGGTGAAAAAGCTGGCCGACCAGTCCACCCAGGCGATCTCCGGAATTGAGGAGCTTGTGACGCAGGTGAGGGAGGTTTTTGACCATCTGTCGCGCAGCTCCCAGGATGTACTGGAGTACATTGACCATAATGTAAAAGCGGATTATGAGCTCCTGCTGCACACCGGCAGGCAATACCAGTCAGACGCAGCGCTGATCCACCGGATTTCCACGGAGGTGAACGGGTCTGCGGCCAAAATGAATGCCTCCATCAAGGAGATTACCAAGGTTATAGACACCGTAGTGGATACCTCCGGCAACACCTCTGCCTATACGGCAGAGATTAATGCCAGCCTGTCCGACATTAATGTGGTGATGAATGAGGCGGCAGTATCGATGGAACAGCAGTCTGCGCTGGCGTCACAGTTAATCGAGTCAGTAAAAAGGTTCACCTTTTAA
- a CDS encoding ClbS/DfsB family four-helix bundle protein: MASYEYSSKQELLDAIHTNYILFDTEFTGISDSYRNTRIPEVDKTPGEIIAYQLGWLHLVMSWDKAELAGQSVTMPSADYKWNQLGGLYQSFYKEYEGYTLTELREQLRQAEQEWLAWTGGLSEEELFTQGIRAWTGSKDNWPMARWIHINSSAPFKTFRAKIRKWKKHVPAE; the protein is encoded by the coding sequence ATGGCAAGCTATGAATATAGCTCCAAGCAGGAGCTGCTGGATGCGATCCATACTAACTACATATTGTTTGATACTGAATTTACAGGGATCAGCGACAGTTACAGGAACACGCGGATACCGGAGGTGGATAAAACACCGGGCGAGATCATCGCCTACCAGCTGGGCTGGCTGCATCTCGTGATGAGCTGGGACAAGGCAGAGCTGGCTGGCCAAAGTGTGACGATGCCGTCTGCGGACTATAAATGGAACCAGCTCGGCGGTCTGTACCAGTCCTTCTACAAGGAGTACGAGGGTTATACACTTACCGAGCTACGGGAGCAGCTTCGTCAGGCGGAGCAGGAGTGGTTAGCCTGGACTGGCGGCTTGAGCGAGGAGGAGCTGTTCACTCAAGGGATCCGGGCGTGGACAGGCAGCAAGGACAACTGGCCGATGGCCCGCTGGATCCATATTAACTCGTCCGCCCCGTTCAAAACCTTCCGGGCGAAGATCAGGAAGTGGAAAAAGCACGTTCCGGCGGAGTGA
- a CDS encoding glycosyltransferase family 39 protein yields MVKGIHKSLYIILSLFIGLFIASSFFIRAKYSYFVYGDTPVLEKQQLGLFILVIALVLALSAVLYKISLKLNRFSRRIVIPAVLAVSFAIQLAIIFLFPRLPTDDSETVLNLALDMLYRGDYSSFETGGYLHMFPFNFSTVLYLKTLLYLFPDNYLTIKLFNIFFTLLTTLMIYLLYKELNDKSQEWDYGVLVFAAIYLPALFMSNFIYNDVIATAFLTSALYFAAKFMKRKSLKDILFAAILLALGNYFRSIGVIVLIAVLLSLLLGLRKLGVRKTLAALFITGALFNVPGWTQNAALQAAGVVDESVNTNSAPVYMWLNMGINLETFGFWDNRESYTIYQQDADYNKAASTELFKEEISNKLADASAGDLVKMYYKKLIWTWTEGTYQMERYGIGNDSSSGDRGRMVGMVMDRYSYTNAATDLFKGDSGFRSGLQWMMYVLNLLMYGGILVRLIGSVRAKRFGETPLVLVLLGFIGFYLLWEIKARYIFPVYPLLIVFSYMGFKDVYDYFAGRKG; encoded by the coding sequence ATGGTCAAGGGTATTCACAAATCACTTTATATCATCCTTAGCTTGTTCATCGGACTGTTCATTGCTTCCTCGTTTTTTATCAGGGCAAAGTACAGTTATTTCGTATACGGAGACACACCGGTACTGGAAAAGCAGCAGCTCGGCCTGTTCATTCTGGTCATTGCGCTGGTGCTGGCCTTAAGTGCCGTACTCTATAAAATAAGCCTGAAGCTCAACCGGTTCAGCAGACGCATTGTCATTCCCGCCGTTCTGGCGGTTTCTTTTGCCATTCAGCTGGCTATTATTTTTCTGTTCCCCCGTCTGCCGACGGATGATTCCGAGACGGTGCTTAATCTTGCGCTGGATATGCTCTACCGCGGCGATTATTCTTCCTTTGAGACGGGCGGGTATCTGCATATGTTTCCGTTTAACTTTTCGACTGTCCTTTACCTGAAGACGCTGCTGTATCTTTTTCCGGATAATTATCTGACGATTAAGCTGTTTAATATCTTTTTCACACTGTTAACGACATTAATGATTTACCTGCTATATAAAGAGCTCAACGATAAATCCCAAGAGTGGGATTACGGGGTTCTGGTATTTGCGGCAATTTATTTACCTGCATTGTTTATGAGCAATTTTATTTATAATGATGTGATTGCTACAGCGTTTTTGACGAGCGCACTCTATTTTGCCGCGAAATTTATGAAAAGAAAATCCTTAAAGGACATTCTGTTTGCAGCAATCCTGCTGGCCCTCGGGAATTACTTCCGGAGCATTGGTGTCATTGTGCTGATTGCGGTGCTGCTTAGTCTGCTGCTGGGTCTTCGTAAGCTGGGTGTGCGTAAGACGCTGGCGGCGTTGTTCATTACGGGTGCGCTGTTTAATGTACCAGGCTGGACTCAGAATGCGGCGCTTCAGGCGGCGGGTGTGGTGGATGAATCCGTGAATACCAATTCTGCACCGGTCTACATGTGGCTGAACATGGGCATCAATCTGGAGACGTTCGGCTTCTGGGACAACCGGGAGAGCTATACGATCTACCAGCAGGATGCTGATTATAATAAGGCGGCAAGTACAGAATTGTTCAAGGAAGAGATCAGTAACAAACTGGCGGACGCAAGCGCAGGCGATCTGGTGAAAATGTATTATAAAAAGCTGATCTGGACCTGGACGGAAGGCACCTACCAGATGGAGCGTTACGGAATCGGCAATGACAGCTCCTCCGGTGACAGAGGCAGAATGGTTGGCATGGTCATGGACCGGTACAGCTATACAAACGCAGCCACTGATCTTTTTAAAGGAGACTCCGGCTTCAGAAGCGGGCTGCAATGGATGATGTATGTGCTGAATTTGCTGATGTACGGCGGCATCCTGGTCCGGCTGATCGGCAGCGTAAGGGCTAAACGTTTCGGGGAGACCCCGCTGGTGCTGGTTCTGCTTGGATTTATCGGATTTTATCTGCTGTGGGAGATTAAGGCGCGTTATATTTTCCCGGTGTATCCGCTGCTGATCGTGTTCTCGTACATGGGCTTTAAAGATGTGTATGATTATTTTGCCGGAAGGAAGGGATGA
- a CDS encoding helix-turn-helix domain-containing protein: MDKIARFKKSISYIEEHLHGEINLELAAKASYTSLMQLYRDCYTYTGHSVKEYIRKRRLSAALALIRGAELPLAEIAYACGYSSQQALCKYVKSATAMTPLEYQKSDACYYFPAYDSQPVRQVTVTTDTIPKTLHTAFYDPEPDGIENRALHALSTLLPGYKGRIFGRGGQPRSGEFCYKLAVECEYELINRFAGSVFQETAVHPAFTRTFAKITVNNNEAEITSAWNYLYGEWLRVSMFKQAEDGYFEEYICKRGAVNRLVLYLPVVKRMDYNSIRVEYCDGRLFLTASRSGEDAEEKATAAVIAYLSIHNPGAIRKDGEFYVSQNGLSYTCGVRLESAHMLPEDCGLVFVQLPAGHYAVVESSCCSDSRVFGELLDSWIRENGWSRGKASAFTTYKTNGSQDPEKIQMKVWIRLEAVINR, translated from the coding sequence ATGGACAAAATAGCCCGTTTCAAGAAGTCCATCTCTTACATAGAAGAACATCTGCACGGTGAGATTAACCTCGAGCTGGCGGCAAAGGCCAGCTATACCTCTTTAATGCAGCTCTACCGGGACTGCTATACCTACACCGGGCATTCGGTGAAGGAATACATTCGCAAGCGGCGGCTGTCTGCCGCCCTTGCACTAATCAGAGGGGCAGAGCTGCCGCTGGCCGAGATTGCCTATGCCTGCGGCTACAGCTCCCAGCAGGCATTGTGCAAATATGTGAAATCCGCCACAGCTATGACCCCGCTGGAATATCAGAAGAGCGATGCCTGCTACTACTTCCCCGCATATGACAGCCAGCCTGTAAGGCAGGTTACGGTTACTACAGACACTATCCCCAAGACTCTGCATACTGCTTTTTATGATCCTGAACCTGACGGCATTGAAAACCGGGCATTACACGCACTGAGCACTCTTTTACCGGGATATAAAGGAAGAATCTTTGGCAGGGGCGGGCAGCCGCGCAGCGGAGAGTTCTGTTATAAGCTCGCTGTAGAATGTGAGTATGAGTTAATAAATCGCTTTGCTGGCAGTGTTTTTCAGGAAACTGCTGTTCATCCGGCGTTCACCCGCACTTTTGCCAAAATAACGGTTAACAATAATGAAGCTGAGATTACGTCGGCCTGGAACTACCTTTACGGGGAGTGGCTGAGAGTAAGTATGTTCAAGCAGGCTGAGGACGGTTATTTTGAAGAGTATATTTGTAAGAGAGGTGCCGTGAACAGGCTGGTTTTGTACCTGCCGGTGGTCAAGCGGATGGATTACAACAGCATCCGCGTGGAGTATTGCGATGGCCGGTTGTTCCTGACTGCAAGCCGCTCAGGAGAGGATGCAGAGGAGAAGGCAACTGCGGCGGTAATCGCCTACTTATCCATCCATAATCCCGGTGCGATAAGAAAAGACGGAGAATTCTACGTATCTCAAAATGGCCTGAGCTATACGTGTGGTGTACGGTTGGAATCAGCTCACATGCTGCCTGAGGATTGCGGGCTTGTGTTTGTCCAGCTTCCCGCAGGCCATTATGCCGTAGTAGAGAGCAGCTGCTGCAGCGACAGCAGGGTGTTCGGGGAATTGCTGGACAGCTGGATCAGAGAAAACGGATGGAGCAGGGGGAAGGCGTCCGCTTTTACTACATATAAGACAAACGGCAGTCAGGACCCGGAGAAGATACAGATGAAGGTATGGATCAGGCTGGAAGCTGTTATAAACCGATAA
- a CDS encoding carbohydrate ABC transporter permease encodes MKRSPTFSLFNIINSIFMILIVIFTLYPFVYLVAQSFSSEAAIYAGKVSVFPVEFTANTYKVILSKPDFFLYYWNTIVYSVTGTFIAVAATAVMSYPLSKDKLRLNKFFIPFVLFTMYFGGGLIPNYILVAKTLGMRDSIWAIVIPGAISAFNVILMKTFFAGLPGELEEAGRVDGLGVFGIFMRIILPLSKPILVTIMLFVMVGMWNNWFGPSLYLQSKEKWPVALYLKQIIDNAISPTEIGATSDQTSQIAASVKSTAMVLTSLPIICIYPFVQKYFVQGMMIGAVKG; translated from the coding sequence ATGAAACGTAGCCCCACCTTCAGTTTGTTTAACATCATTAACAGTATTTTTATGATCTTGATCGTGATCTTTACCCTCTATCCGTTCGTCTATCTCGTGGCCCAGTCCTTCAGCTCGGAGGCGGCTATTTATGCAGGTAAGGTGTCGGTTTTTCCAGTGGAGTTCACTGCGAATACGTATAAGGTCATTTTGAGTAAGCCTGACTTCTTCTTATATTACTGGAACACGATTGTGTATTCTGTAACGGGTACTTTTATAGCTGTAGCTGCAACCGCTGTCATGTCTTACCCGCTCTCCAAAGATAAGCTGCGGCTGAATAAGTTTTTTATACCCTTCGTGCTGTTTACGATGTATTTCGGCGGCGGGCTGATCCCCAACTACATTCTGGTCGCCAAAACCTTAGGGATGAGAGACTCCATCTGGGCCATCGTCATTCCGGGTGCGATCAGCGCGTTCAATGTCATTCTGATGAAAACGTTCTTCGCCGGTCTGCCGGGTGAGCTGGAGGAAGCGGGGCGTGTAGACGGGCTGGGGGTATTCGGGATTTTTATGCGGATTATTCTGCCGCTGTCCAAGCCGATTTTGGTCACCATTATGCTGTTCGTAATGGTTGGGATGTGGAACAACTGGTTCGGACCGTCCCTGTACCTGCAGAGTAAGGAGAAGTGGCCGGTCGCGCTATATCTGAAACAAATAATTGATAATGCGATCAGTCCGACGGAAATTGGAGCGACCTCCGATCAGACCAGCCAGATTGCTGCAAGTGTAAAATCGACTGCCATGGTGCTTACGTCACTGCCAATTATTTGTATCTATCCTTTTGTCCAAAAATATTTCGTGCAGGGCATGATGATCGGGGCCGTCAAAGGATAA
- a CDS encoding AraC family transcriptional regulator: protein MILCIPVILSLIIYGQTREIVKREIVLASGAMLQQVRYIVDGELLQTESLAAQLAIHSDVRKLISSKTESAYGVYEMKQELNKLLSANDFIQGIYLYSKPLQTVLSSETYVKEQDFYEMKLQTDTFSYDSWQELINGEQTRGYVMLPVENQGNVVYTPAYVRSLTKQGSSETAGTLIIALNSEKIMTMLGNIDWVDRGQVFIMDTNNQVLIQNAGGNTIAPPLYREWSDRGTGTFTGSFEEVESMITIESSDTTGWKYISVFPTKVFWERVGTIRNLNLLGLLLCFVIGGAVITYFARKNYDPIRQLVSVFSRNTMPRSGAYLDEYTFIRSSVLETIRERDDMNNKQAQQLRVLKDYYLVKLLKGQTDRNVPLTELAKAYHLPWTGDAFAVMLFYIESSEDGVTDLALSQFIVSNIVADTAGDGVMLHFTDVDGMLAAVVNVHPEFTEQWKDDLEQDLAKAGEFILERYKLRFTAVGSELQSGLDGIHQAFVQALEAQEHRIMLGERALIWYGDIKPGESSYFFTVNDQMILINFLKAEEFGKAQQMISNVIGQAFQCEASHEMAKCVLLDLATTMIKTIPDSEQAGIAWEEWRPLKRLLSCSTKAEFEQELLDIFERVCGLLKSKQNNQANTGISEKIIDFVQKNYNDKNLSVALIGDEFRLTPQYVSRLFREQTGETGLHDYINHTRVEAAKSLLVEGVSIDETAARVGFASSHALIRVFKKYEGITPGKYRTIQEQA from the coding sequence GTGATTCTATGTATACCGGTCATACTCAGTCTTATCATATACGGCCAGACCCGTGAGATCGTCAAGCGTGAGATCGTGCTGGCCAGCGGGGCCATGCTTCAGCAGGTCAGGTACATTGTGGACGGGGAGCTGCTGCAGACGGAGAGTCTGGCTGCCCAGCTGGCGATTCATTCGGATGTGCGCAAATTAATCTCTTCTAAAACAGAAAGCGCTTACGGTGTATATGAGATGAAGCAGGAGCTGAACAAGCTGTTGTCGGCGAATGATTTTATACAGGGCATCTACTTGTACTCAAAGCCGCTACAGACTGTACTCTCAAGCGAAACCTATGTGAAGGAACAAGACTTCTATGAAATGAAGCTGCAGACGGACACGTTCAGCTATGACAGCTGGCAGGAGCTGATTAACGGGGAGCAGACGCGCGGATATGTGATGCTTCCTGTAGAGAATCAGGGGAATGTCGTCTACACTCCGGCGTATGTCCGGTCGCTGACGAAGCAGGGGAGCTCGGAAACGGCGGGGACGCTGATCATTGCACTCAACTCTGAGAAAATTATGACCATGCTGGGCAATATCGACTGGGTAGACCGCGGCCAGGTGTTCATTATGGATACGAACAATCAGGTGCTGATTCAGAATGCAGGCGGGAATACAATCGCTCCTCCTCTGTACCGGGAGTGGAGTGACCGCGGGACCGGGACGTTTACGGGTTCTTTTGAGGAAGTGGAATCGATGATTACCATTGAATCCTCAGACACCACGGGCTGGAAGTATATCAGTGTGTTTCCGACAAAAGTGTTCTGGGAACGGGTCGGCACCATCCGTAACCTGAACCTGCTCGGACTACTGCTGTGCTTTGTGATTGGGGGCGCGGTGATCACTTATTTTGCCCGGAAGAATTATGATCCGATCAGGCAGCTGGTAAGTGTCTTTTCCCGTAATACGATGCCGCGCAGCGGAGCGTATCTGGATGAATACACCTTTATCCGCAGCAGTGTGCTGGAGACGATCCGCGAGCGCGATGATATGAACAACAAGCAGGCCCAGCAGCTGCGGGTGCTGAAGGATTATTATCTGGTCAAGCTGCTGAAAGGGCAGACGGACCGCAATGTTCCGCTGACGGAGCTGGCGAAGGCTTATCATTTGCCCTGGACGGGGGACGCTTTTGCCGTAATGCTGTTTTATATTGAGAGCAGTGAGGACGGAGTAACCGATCTGGCCCTGTCCCAGTTTATCGTTTCGAATATTGTTGCGGATACGGCGGGTGACGGGGTGATGCTCCATTTTACAGATGTGGACGGTATGCTGGCAGCGGTGGTTAATGTACATCCCGAGTTCACAGAGCAGTGGAAGGATGATCTGGAGCAGGATTTGGCGAAGGCCGGGGAATTCATTCTCGAGCGGTATAAGCTCCGGTTCACCGCAGTGGGAAGTGAGCTGCAGAGCGGACTGGACGGGATTCATCAGGCCTTTGTGCAGGCGCTGGAGGCGCAGGAGCACCGGATTATGCTAGGGGAGCGGGCGCTGATCTGGTACGGGGATATCAAGCCCGGGGAGAGCAGCTATTTCTTCACTGTGAATGATCAGATGATCCTGATCAACTTCCTGAAGGCGGAGGAATTCGGCAAGGCGCAGCAGATGATCAGCAACGTGATCGGGCAGGCGTTCCAGTGCGAGGCTTCCCATGAGATGGCCAAATGCGTATTGCTGGATCTGGCGACGACGATGATCAAGACCATTCCCGACTCGGAGCAGGCCGGTATCGCCTGGGAGGAATGGCGTCCGCTCAAGCGGCTTCTATCGTGCTCCACCAAGGCGGAGTTTGAGCAGGAGCTGCTGGATATTTTTGAACGGGTATGCGGGCTGCTGAAGAGTAAGCAGAATAATCAGGCCAACACCGGCATCAGCGAGAAGATTATTGATTTTGTGCAGAAGAATTATAATGACAAAAACCTCAGTGTTGCTCTCATCGGCGATGAGTTCCGGCTGACTCCGCAGTACGTATCCCGCCTGTTTCGTGAGCAGACAGGAGAGACAGGACTGCACGACTATATTAACCATACCCGGGTGGAAGCAGCCAAGTCGCTGCTCGTGGAGGGAGTCAGTATCGACGAGACAGCGGCCAGGGTCGGATTCGCCAGCAGCCATGCGCTGATCCGGGTGTTCAAGAAATACGAGGGGATCACCCCCGGCAAGTACAGGACGATTCAGGAGCAGGCTTAA